CGAGGGTCATATTGTCGAGCAGCAGGTGCGTTGCCCCGGCGTTCAGCGCGGGTTCGACCTGCGCCACACGGTCGACCTCGACAATGATATCGGCAATTCCTGCAGCGACCGCGCGGCGCACTGCTTCTTCGACCGAACCCGCGACGGCGACATGATTGTCCTTGATCATCGCGGCGTCCCACAGGCCCATGCGGTGATTCTTGGCGCCGCCCATGCGCGTCGCATATTTCTCGAGCACGCGCAGGCCGGGGATCGTCTTGCGTGTGTCGAGCAAGGTCGCGCCCGTTCCGGCCAGCGCATCGACATATTGCCGCGTCATCGTCGCGATGCCCGACAGATGCTGAACGGTGTTGAGCGCCGATCGCTCGGCGGTGAGCATCGCGCGCGCATTGCCTGACAGGCGCATCAGGTCACTGCCCGCCGGCACCTGCGCGCCTTCTTCGACCAAGATCTCGGTTTCCATCGCCGGCTCGAGCGCCCGAAAGAATCGCTCGGCGATCGGCAGCCCGGCGACGGTGATCGCGTCGCGGCTGTCCATCACGCCGCCGAAACGCGCATCGGCGGGAATCGTCGCCGCCGAGGTGATATCGCCCCCTGCCCCCAAATCTTCGGCCAAAGTGGCGCGGACAAAGGCATCGAGGTCGAAATCGGGCAAGGAAAATTGGGTCATGGCTCTGCGATAATCGGCCCGCCGAGCAAATCAACTTGACGTTTACGTCAACTGACGCTGACATAGGTGCAAATAAGGAAAATGGAGAGGCCCCATGCAATCACCCATCTGCACGATGCTCGACATCGAATTCCCGCTGCTCGCCTTCTCGCACTGTCGCGAC
This DNA window, taken from Sphingopyxis sp. YR583, encodes the following:
- the nadC gene encoding carboxylating nicotinate-nucleotide diphosphorylase codes for the protein MTQFSLPDFDLDAFVRATLAEDLGAGGDITSAATIPADARFGGVMDSRDAITVAGLPIAERFFRALEPAMETEILVEEGAQVPAGSDLMRLSGNARAMLTAERSALNTVQHLSGIATMTRQYVDALAGTGATLLDTRKTIPGLRVLEKYATRMGGAKNHRMGLWDAAMIKDNHVAVAGSVEEAVRRAVAAGIADIIVEVDRVAQVEPALNAGATHLLLDNMTLAELRECVALVGGKVPTEASGGVRLDTIRDIGATGVTYVSVGRLTQSAPAADIGLDFALA